From Peptoanaerobacter stomatis, one genomic window encodes:
- the larC gene encoding nickel insertion protein yields the protein MEVIETNVDDTSAEVLGYVMEQLNDMVLDTFFTPIFMKKNRPAYKLSVICDKEYEKEIEKIIFRNTTTIGVRKYEVQRDILSRRAEKVYYEDMELYLKIVNFEDEEYIYPEYESAKKLAKNKNIPIKAAFEMIKDIYRNIDLLSK from the coding sequence ATAGAAGTCATAGAAACCAATGTAGATGATACTTCGGCGGAAGTACTTGGATATGTTATGGAGCAGTTAAATGATATGGTTCTGGATACATTTTTTACACCTATATTTATGAAAAAAAATCGTCCGGCATATAAATTATCAGTAATATGCGATAAAGAGTATGAGAAAGAGATAGAAAAAATAATATTTAGAAATACTACTACAATAGGTGTGAGAAAATATGAAGTGCAAAGGGATATATTGAGTAGAAGAGCAGAAAAAGTTTATTATGAAGATATGGAATTATATCTTAAAATAGTAAATTTTGAAGATGAAGAATATATATATCCTGAATATGAAAGTGCAAAAAAATTGGCTAAAAATAAAAATATTCCTATAAAAGCGGCTTTTGAAATGATAAAGGATATTTATAGGAATATAGATTTATTATCTAAGTAG